A stretch of the Streptococcus suis genome encodes the following:
- a CDS encoding 30S ribosomal protein S12, with translation MPTINQLVRKPRKSKVEKSKSPALNVGYNSRKKVQTNVSSPQKRGVATRVGTMTPRKPNSALRKFARVRLSNLIEVTAYIPGIGHNLQEHSVVLLRGGHVKDLPGVRYHIVRGALDTAGVNDRKQGRSKYGTKRPKG, from the coding sequence ATGCCTACAATTAACCAGTTGGTACGTAAACCACGTAAGTCTAAAGTAGAAAAATCTAAATCACCAGCTTTGAACGTTGGTTACAACAGCCGTAAAAAAGTTCAAACAAACGTTTCATCACCACAAAAACGCGGTGTTGCAACTCGTGTCGGAACAATGACACCTAGAAAACCTAACTCAGCCCTTCGTAAATTTGCTCGTGTACGTTTGAGCAACCTTATCGAGGTTACTGCTTACATCCCAGGTATCGGTCACAACTTGCAAGAACACAGTGTGGTTCTTCTTCGTGGTGGACATGTAAAAGACCTTCCAGGGGTACGTTACCATATCGTTCGTGGTGCACTTGATACTGCTGGTGTAAACGATCGTAAGCAAGGCCGTTCTAAATACGGTACTAAACGTCCAAAAGGTTAA
- a CDS encoding folate family ECF transporter S component, which yields MEKKIPKLTVQLLTAIAVTLALVMIVENYFSIRLSDTLQVQFTFIPNTILGAIAGPVWAAVFAAISDPVFVLFSGQTVLFTWILIEAVSAFIYGWFFYQKPLDIKNKADWFYVAGVVVLIQIVISFIMTPIALHFHFETPWIALYSSRLIKAVFEIPLRIVVTMLVLPNLQKIPEFAKLMGIK from the coding sequence ATGGAAAAGAAAATTCCAAAACTGACTGTGCAGTTATTGACTGCCATTGCAGTGACCCTTGCCCTGGTCATGATTGTAGAGAATTATTTCTCAATCCGTCTTTCGGACACTTTGCAGGTTCAGTTTACCTTCATTCCCAATACTATTTTGGGAGCTATTGCGGGTCCAGTTTGGGCAGCTGTCTTTGCAGCTATTTCAGACCCAGTCTTTGTCTTGTTTAGCGGACAAACTGTTCTCTTTACTTGGATTTTGATTGAGGCGGTATCGGCTTTTATCTATGGCTGGTTCTTTTATCAAAAACCACTAGATATTAAAAATAAGGCTGACTGGTTCTATGTTGCTGGGGTTGTTGTTCTGATTCAGATTGTGATTTCCTTTATCATGACACCGATTGCACTCCATTTCCATTTTGAAACACCTTGGATTGCTTTATACAGTAGTCGCTTGATTAAGGCAGTTTTTGAAATTCCGTTACGCATCGTCGTAACCATGCTTGTCTTACCGAATTTACAAAAAATACCTGAGTTCGCAAAACTAATGGGTATTAAATAA
- the pepA gene encoding glutamyl aminopeptidase produces MTLFEKIKEVTELQSLPGFEGQVRNHIRQQITPHVDRIETDGLGGIFGIKDTTVENAPRILVAAHMDEVGFMISQIKSDGTFRVVELGGWNPLVVSSQAFTLQLQDGRTIPAISGSIPPHLTRGGNAPGVPAIADIIFDAGFANYDEAWGFGVRPGDVLIPKNETILTANGKNVISKAWDNRFGVLMVTELLESLSGQALPNQLIAGANVQEEVGLRGAHTSTTKFNPDIFLAVDCSPAGDIYGDQGKIGDGTLLRFYDPGHIMLKNMKDFLLSTAEEAGVKFQYYCGKGGTDAGAAHLKNHGVPSTTIGVCARYIHSHQTLYSMDDFLEAQAFLQAIVKKLDCSTVDLIKNY; encoded by the coding sequence ATGACTCTTTTTGAAAAAATTAAAGAAGTTACAGAATTACAAAGCTTACCAGGCTTTGAAGGACAGGTTCGCAACCATATCCGCCAGCAAATCACACCGCATGTAGACCGCATCGAAACAGATGGACTAGGTGGAATTTTTGGCATCAAGGATACAACTGTTGAAAATGCTCCTCGCATCTTAGTGGCTGCACATATGGATGAAGTCGGGTTTATGATTAGCCAAATCAAGTCAGACGGTACTTTCCGTGTTGTCGAGCTAGGTGGCTGGAACCCTTTGGTCGTTTCAAGTCAAGCCTTTACGCTTCAACTACAGGACGGTCGGACCATTCCTGCCATTTCAGGTTCCATCCCTCCACATCTAACACGCGGGGGCAACGCTCCAGGCGTACCTGCCATAGCTGATATTATTTTCGATGCTGGTTTTGCCAATTATGACGAAGCTTGGGGGTTCGGCGTTCGTCCGGGGGATGTTCTCATTCCCAAAAATGAAACCATTCTAACAGCCAACGGAAAAAATGTCATTTCTAAGGCTTGGGACAACCGCTTCGGTGTCCTTATGGTGACCGAACTACTAGAAAGCCTATCCGGTCAAGCTTTGCCAAATCAGTTGATTGCCGGGGCAAATGTGCAAGAAGAGGTTGGCCTACGTGGAGCTCATACTTCTACAACCAAGTTCAATCCAGATATTTTCCTTGCTGTTGATTGCTCGCCAGCTGGAGATATTTATGGCGACCAAGGAAAAATTGGTGACGGTACTCTGCTTCGTTTCTACGATCCTGGACACATCATGTTAAAAAATATGAAAGACTTCCTCCTCTCAACTGCCGAAGAAGCAGGGGTCAAATTCCAATACTACTGCGGTAAAGGTGGAACAGATGCTGGTGCAGCCCACTTGAAAAATCATGGTGTTCCATCAACAACTATTGGTGTCTGCGCTCGTTACATCCACTCCCATCAAACTCTCTATAGCATGGATGACTTCTTAGAGGCTCAAGCCTTCTTGCAAGCTATCGTTAAAAAGCTAGATTGCTCAACGGTTGATTTGATTAAAAATTATTAA
- a CDS encoding single-stranded DNA-binding protein, with translation MYNKIIAIGRLTAQPELTQTPNGKNLTRVTVAVNRRFKTENGEREADFLNVIFWGKLAETLVSYGSKGSLISIDGELRTRKYEKDGSNHYVTEILGQSFQLLESRAQRAMRENNTGDDLADLVLEEEELPF, from the coding sequence ATGTATAATAAAATCATTGCAATCGGTCGCTTGACGGCCCAACCGGAACTGACTCAAACGCCAAATGGCAAAAATCTGACTCGTGTAACAGTCGCAGTCAATCGCCGTTTCAAGACAGAAAATGGCGAACGTGAGGCAGATTTTCTCAATGTTATTTTCTGGGGCAAACTGGCGGAAACACTTGTCTCCTATGGCAGCAAGGGTAGTCTGATTTCTATTGACGGTGAGTTGCGAACGCGAAAATACGAAAAAGACGGCAGCAACCACTATGTGACCGAAATCTTAGGTCAATCTTTCCAGCTACTCGAAAGCCGCGCCCAACGTGCTATGCGTGAAAATAATACTGGTGATGACCTAGCTGACTTGGTCTTGGAAGAGGAGGAATTACCGTTTTAA
- a CDS encoding DUF1002 domain-containing protein, with protein sequence MKKSLGKILLAPVVLGLSLSLAPLVQAEIQTDVINEKWAKPTLVYGGGLSDEQATEVNNLFGISDVNNVSRQVVVGTDMDQYLGTSGADTASLYSSVLVQKQDAGKGVVVDIKTPQNITLITETQYANAAITAGASDVLIDVASPIQVTGESALTGVYKALAANGETVDTARTEVAQQELETVNEVATAHTGDSNFDSSALDKAVAEIKTALADYKKSNGQVASESDINTIINDVLGNNGLENVITADEVSKLVTFAKAYQETSAIDSAEVAAQLNQFKQQAEQQISAAYKNLQDSGILEKIGAFFENLWKGLTGLFA encoded by the coding sequence ATGAAGAAATCACTTGGAAAAATCCTTCTAGCACCTGTGGTGCTGGGATTGAGTTTGAGTCTTGCTCCCTTGGTGCAGGCTGAGATTCAAACAGATGTAATAAATGAAAAATGGGCCAAGCCAACACTGGTCTATGGTGGCGGTTTGTCAGATGAGCAGGCGACAGAGGTTAACAATCTATTTGGTATTTCGGATGTCAATAATGTTAGTCGTCAGGTGGTTGTTGGCACGGATATGGACCAATATTTAGGTACATCTGGAGCGGATACAGCTTCCCTCTATTCATCTGTCTTGGTGCAAAAGCAGGATGCTGGAAAAGGGGTAGTGGTGGATATTAAGACGCCACAGAACATCACCTTGATTACCGAAACACAGTATGCCAATGCGGCTATTACAGCTGGTGCGTCGGATGTCTTGATTGATGTAGCTTCTCCGATTCAGGTAACGGGGGAGTCTGCCCTGACAGGTGTTTACAAGGCTCTCGCGGCCAATGGTGAAACAGTTGATACAGCCCGGACCGAAGTAGCTCAACAGGAGCTAGAGACAGTCAATGAAGTGGCGACGGCTCATACAGGTGACTCCAATTTTGATAGTTCAGCCTTGGATAAGGCGGTAGCAGAAATCAAGACAGCTCTTGCCGACTACAAAAAGTCCAATGGTCAGGTAGCGTCCGAATCAGATATCAATACTATTATTAACGATGTCTTGGGCAATAACGGTTTGGAAAATGTCATCACAGCAGATGAAGTTTCAAAATTGGTTACCTTTGCGAAAGCCTATCAGGAAACCTCTGCCATTGATTCGGCTGAAGTTGCCGCTCAGCTCAACCAGTTCAAGCAACAGGCGGAGCAACAAATTTCAGCAGCCTATAAGAATTTACAAGATTCAGGGATTTTAGAAAAAATTGGTGCCTTCTTTGAAAATCTTTGGAAGGGTTTGACCGGTTTATTTGCATAA
- the groL gene encoding chaperonin GroEL, whose protein sequence is MAKEIKFAADARERMVRGVDILADTVKVTLGPKGRNVVLEKAYGSPLITNDGVTIAKEIELEDHFENMGAKLVSEVASKTNDIAGDGTTTATVLTQAIVREGLKNVTAGANPIGIRRGIEAAVTTAVEALKAQANPVSNKEEIAQVAAVSSRSEKVGKYISEAMERVGTDGVITIEESRGMETELDVVEGMQFDRGYLSQYMVTDNEKMVAELENPFILITDKKISHIKDILPLLESILQTNRPLLIIADDVDGEALPTLVLNKIRGTFNVVAVKAPGFGDRRKAMLEDIAILTGGTVITEDLGLDLKDATIEALGQAAKVVVDKDNTTIVEGAGNPEAIANRVAVIKSQIEVTTSEFDREKLQERLAKLSGGVAVIKVGAATETELKEMKLRIEDALNATRAAVEEGIVAGGGTAFVNVIDSVAKLELTGDDETGRNIVLRALEEPVRQIAYNAGYEGSVIIDKLKNSELGTGFNAATGEWVNMMDAGIIDPVKVTRSALQNAASVASLILTTEAVVANKPEPATPAMPQGMDGMGMGY, encoded by the coding sequence ATGGCAAAAGAAATTAAATTTGCAGCAGATGCTCGTGAGAGAATGGTTCGTGGTGTCGATATTTTGGCTGATACGGTCAAAGTAACCTTGGGACCAAAAGGTCGCAATGTTGTCTTGGAAAAAGCTTATGGATCACCACTCATTACAAACGACGGTGTGACAATTGCCAAAGAAATTGAGCTGGAAGACCATTTTGAAAATATGGGTGCTAAGTTGGTATCCGAAGTGGCTTCAAAAACCAATGACATCGCTGGTGACGGTACAACAACTGCTACTGTTTTGACACAAGCGATTGTTCGCGAAGGCTTGAAAAACGTGACTGCAGGTGCCAACCCAATCGGTATCCGTCGCGGGATTGAAGCAGCAGTTACAACAGCAGTTGAGGCTCTGAAGGCGCAGGCCAATCCAGTTTCAAATAAAGAAGAAATTGCTCAAGTCGCAGCCGTGTCTTCACGTTCTGAAAAAGTTGGTAAGTACATTTCAGAAGCTATGGAGCGCGTGGGAACAGATGGTGTTATTACCATTGAAGAATCTCGCGGTATGGAAACAGAATTGGATGTCGTTGAAGGTATGCAATTCGACCGTGGTTATCTGTCACAATATATGGTAACAGATAATGAAAAGATGGTGGCAGAACTTGAAAATCCATTCATCTTGATTACCGATAAGAAAATTTCTCATATTAAAGATATTTTGCCACTTTTGGAAAGCATTCTCCAAACCAATCGTCCATTGTTGATTATTGCTGACGATGTGGATGGGGAAGCCTTACCAACACTTGTACTCAACAAGATTCGTGGTACTTTCAACGTAGTTGCTGTTAAGGCGCCAGGATTTGGTGACCGTCGTAAAGCTATGTTGGAAGATATTGCTATCTTGACAGGCGGTACAGTGATTACAGAAGACCTTGGTTTGGACTTGAAAGATGCGACGATCGAGGCACTTGGTCAAGCAGCTAAAGTTGTGGTCGATAAAGATAATACAACCATTGTTGAAGGTGCTGGAAATCCAGAAGCAATTGCCAACCGTGTCGCTGTTATCAAGTCACAAATTGAGGTAACCACTTCAGAATTTGACCGTGAAAAATTGCAAGAGCGCTTGGCTAAATTGTCAGGTGGTGTCGCTGTCATCAAAGTTGGTGCTGCTACTGAGACTGAGCTGAAAGAAATGAAACTCCGTATCGAAGACGCCCTCAACGCAACACGTGCCGCAGTTGAAGAAGGAATCGTAGCCGGTGGTGGTACAGCTTTTGTCAATGTTATCGATAGTGTAGCGAAATTGGAGTTGACAGGCGACGATGAAACAGGACGTAATATTGTCCTTCGTGCCTTAGAAGAACCAGTTCGTCAGATTGCCTATAACGCAGGTTATGAAGGTTCAGTTATCATTGACAAGTTGAAGAATTCTGAACTTGGCACTGGTTTTAACGCAGCGACAGGCGAATGGGTCAACATGATGGATGCAGGTATTATTGATCCTGTTAAAGTAACACGTTCAGCTCTTCAAAATGCAGCTTCCGTAGCCAGCTTGATTTTGACGACAGAAGCAGTTGTTGCCAACAAACCAGAACCAGCCACTCCAGCTATGCCACAAGGTATGGACGGAATGGGTATGGGCTACTAA
- a CDS encoding bifunctional folylpolyglutamate synthase/dihydrofolate synthase, translated as MNYLETRRWLSNRPASDLENGVARVNWLLERLDNPQHRVPTVHFVGTNGKGSTLNALQFIMQTSGYTVGRFTSPSIIDFREQIVFEQEMISEEDFARIVTDLQPLIDNLDQTAELDAISEFEIVVVAMFVYFAHYQHPDILLVEAGMGGLLDATNVLSPLAVVCPSIGLDHQSFLGETHAAIARHKVAVLRERVPLLYATDQPEVEAVFEDHASQLQSPTYEVGREIVLENRRAGFAVSSPFGRVEDLRLQMRGRHQEVNAALAVTTAQLLSSHFPKIINETISQGLSQAIWPGRLELMKPTLMIDGAHNNESIAVLTQLLEENYADRDIDILFAAINTKPVDQMLSKLRQFGTVSVTTFDDFRAVQLDDYPSGYERVQTYQEWLEQADLDNPKKLYLITGSLYFITYVRKYILEELI; from the coding sequence ATGAATTACCTAGAAACTCGCCGATGGCTATCGAATCGTCCTGCATCAGATTTAGAAAATGGTGTAGCACGTGTCAACTGGCTCTTGGAGCGCTTGGACAATCCCCAGCATCGTGTACCAACGGTTCACTTTGTGGGAACAAATGGTAAGGGATCGACCCTTAATGCCCTGCAGTTTATCATGCAGACTTCTGGATATACCGTTGGCCGGTTTACATCGCCGTCTATCATTGATTTTCGAGAACAGATTGTCTTTGAGCAGGAGATGATTTCAGAGGAGGACTTTGCGAGGATTGTGACAGACTTGCAACCCTTGATTGATAACTTGGACCAGACAGCAGAACTAGACGCCATCTCAGAGTTTGAGATTGTTGTAGTGGCTATGTTTGTCTATTTTGCTCACTACCAGCATCCCGATATTCTTTTGGTGGAGGCAGGCATGGGTGGTTTACTGGATGCCACGAATGTCTTAAGTCCATTGGCGGTAGTGTGCCCCTCTATTGGTCTAGACCATCAATCCTTTTTAGGGGAGACTCACGCTGCTATAGCCCGTCACAAGGTTGCTGTCTTGCGTGAGCGGGTCCCCCTCCTCTATGCGACCGACCAGCCAGAAGTGGAGGCGGTATTTGAGGATCACGCCAGTCAGCTTCAGAGTCCGACCTATGAGGTAGGGCGTGAGATTGTTTTGGAAAATAGAAGAGCAGGGTTTGCGGTTTCAAGCCCCTTCGGCCGAGTTGAGGATTTGAGGCTACAGATGCGGGGGCGTCACCAAGAGGTCAACGCAGCCTTGGCAGTGACCACAGCTCAGCTTCTTAGCTCACATTTTCCAAAGATTATCAATGAAACTATCAGCCAGGGCTTGTCCCAAGCCATCTGGCCGGGCCGCTTAGAATTGATGAAACCAACGCTTATGATTGACGGAGCCCACAATAATGAAAGTATCGCCGTCCTGACCCAGCTCTTAGAGGAAAACTATGCCGATAGAGACATCGATATCCTCTTTGCAGCCATCAATACCAAGCCTGTGGATCAGATGTTATCGAAACTTCGCCAATTTGGAACTGTTAGCGTCACAACCTTTGATGATTTCCGTGCGGTACAGCTGGATGATTATCCATCAGGTTATGAACGAGTTCAGACCTATCAGGAGTGGTTGGAGCAGGCGGACTTGGACAATCCCAAAAAACTTTACCTGATTACAGGCTCACTTTACTTTATTACTTATGTGAGGAAGTATATTTTAGAAGAGCTTATATAG
- a CDS encoding co-chaperone GroES produces MLKPLGDRIVVKIEEKEQTVGGFVLAGASQEKTKEASVLAIGQGIRTLNGDLVAPAVAVGDTVLIDAHAGLEVKDGDQTVHIIREADVLAIVE; encoded by the coding sequence ATGTTAAAACCATTGGGCGATCGTATCGTTGTAAAAATTGAAGAAAAAGAACAAACTGTTGGTGGCTTTGTCCTAGCAGGTGCAAGCCAAGAAAAGACAAAAGAAGCAAGTGTACTAGCGATTGGACAAGGAATTCGTACCTTGAATGGTGACTTGGTTGCCCCAGCGGTAGCAGTTGGAGATACTGTTTTAATTGATGCTCATGCAGGCTTGGAAGTCAAAGACGGTGACCAGACCGTTCACATCATTCGTGAAGCTGATGTTTTAGCAATCGTTGAATAA
- a CDS encoding DUF4651 domain-containing protein, with product MKKKKTALLAGLLGAGVLTASAQFYRKVQEDRKKAQALQEVRDFFAIVGEIATVYVDETASTQDSLVGGVVMEAGQVFLFENAQGSIQYREEER from the coding sequence ATGAAAAAGAAAAAGACAGCCTTGCTAGCAGGCTTATTGGGGGCAGGTGTGCTCACTGCTAGTGCTCAATTTTACCGTAAGGTTCAGGAAGACCGTAAAAAAGCACAGGCCTTGCAGGAGGTGCGTGACTTTTTCGCTATTGTAGGAGAAATTGCGACGGTCTATGTGGATGAAACAGCCTCAACGCAAGACTCTCTCGTTGGAGGAGTTGTGATGGAGGCAGGACAGGTATTTCTATTTGAAAATGCGCAAGGTTCTATTCAATACAGGGAGGAAGAAAGATGA
- a CDS encoding alpha/beta hydrolase, protein MKIKGLLHRLLLAVTIVITAIYCYHQIQIQLEQPLRQPLGQTVTIKNKNMNVLVEGKGNKTLVFLAGGGTTSPILDFQALTSRLKDDFRIIVVEKFGYGFSDDIDEEREIQTIVADTRSALKQLGIQGELILCPHSLSSLEALYWANHYPDEVEAIVGLDMAFPASYQTMDIKPSLFHALSFASHFGITRFFPSLANQPALNQTYLSNQEKATYQALLHYRPISTNILNELEELKENADIVNNLATPSIPMLLFVSNGDGTGFTRAEWLGYAHQFSKNANNIKIIQLDCPHYVHDYLPQQLAEQIKEFAR, encoded by the coding sequence ATGAAGATCAAGGGGCTATTACACCGTCTGCTGTTAGCTGTCACGATCGTTATCACGGCTATATACTGTTATCACCAGATTCAAATTCAACTGGAACAACCACTTCGGCAACCACTAGGACAAACAGTTACTATTAAAAATAAGAATATGAATGTGTTAGTTGAGGGCAAAGGTAACAAAACACTTGTGTTTTTAGCAGGTGGAGGAACTACCTCTCCTATACTCGACTTTCAAGCCTTGACCTCTCGACTAAAAGATGATTTTAGAATTATTGTCGTTGAAAAATTTGGTTACGGATTTAGCGACGATATTGATGAGGAACGAGAAATACAAACCATCGTAGCAGACACTCGCTCAGCCTTGAAACAGCTAGGCATTCAAGGAGAGTTAATCCTCTGCCCTCATTCATTATCCAGTCTCGAGGCACTCTATTGGGCCAATCACTATCCTGACGAAGTGGAGGCTATTGTTGGCTTAGACATGGCATTCCCCGCCTCCTACCAGACAATGGATATAAAGCCTTCCCTATTTCACGCTCTCTCGTTTGCATCTCATTTTGGAATAACACGTTTCTTTCCCAGTTTGGCCAATCAACCAGCCCTTAACCAAACCTATCTATCCAATCAAGAAAAGGCTACCTATCAAGCCCTACTGCACTATCGCCCAATTTCAACCAATATACTAAACGAATTAGAAGAACTTAAAGAAAATGCTGATATAGTCAACAATCTGGCAACTCCCAGTATCCCAATGCTCTTGTTCGTTTCAAATGGTGATGGAACAGGGTTTACACGGGCAGAATGGTTGGGCTACGCTCATCAATTCTCTAAGAACGCAAATAATATCAAAATCATACAATTAGATTGCCCTCACTATGTCCATGATTACCTCCCCCAACAATTAGCAGAACAGATAAAAGAATTTGCACGATAA
- a CDS encoding DUF4479 domain-containing protein produces MIFTYNKEQVGDVLMVIVAEDKGQPVQFERKGQVARVFLEETGKTVAWNIFDVSSLIEIAGNGQVFLTDEQVATLNAVLAKEGFTESLVNDNVPKFVVGQIVELVPHPDSDHLNICQVNVGDKTVQIVAGAPNAAQGLKTIVALPGAMMPSGSLIFPGKLRGEDSFGMMCSPRELALPNAPQVRGIIELDDSAEVGAAFEPAKHWKG; encoded by the coding sequence ATGATTTTTACATATAATAAAGAACAGGTCGGCGATGTTCTGATGGTGATTGTGGCTGAAGACAAGGGTCAGCCTGTCCAGTTTGAGCGCAAAGGTCAAGTGGCGCGTGTTTTCTTAGAAGAAACAGGAAAAACAGTGGCCTGGAATATCTTTGATGTATCGAGCTTGATTGAGATTGCCGGAAATGGGCAAGTTTTCCTGACAGACGAGCAAGTTGCGACCTTGAATGCAGTATTAGCAAAAGAGGGCTTTACTGAAAGCTTGGTCAACGACAATGTTCCAAAGTTCGTAGTCGGTCAGATTGTGGAATTGGTTCCTCATCCAGACAGCGACCACCTCAATATCTGCCAAGTCAATGTCGGTGACAAAACAGTGCAAATCGTAGCTGGTGCCCCAAATGCTGCCCAAGGTTTAAAAACCATCGTGGCTCTTCCGGGGGCAATGATGCCGAGCGGTAGCCTGATTTTCCCAGGAAAGTTGCGCGGTGAAGATAGCTTTGGTATGATGTGCAGTCCGCGTGAATTGGCACTGCCAAACGCACCACAAGTTCGTGGTATTATCGAATTGGACGACTCCGCAGAAGTCGGAGCAGCATTTGAACCAGCTAAACACTGGAAGGGATAA
- a CDS encoding acetate kinase produces MSKTIAINAGSSSLKWQLYQMPEETVLAAGIIERIGLNDSISTVKYDGKKETEVLDIPNHTVAVKILLEDLLRHNIIATYEEITGVGHRVVAGGEYFKESAVIGQKEIEQIEELSALAPLHNPAHVAAMRAFEEVLPEVLNVAVFDTAFHTTMPKHTYLYPIPQKYYTDYKVRKYGAHGTSHFYVAHEAAKVLGRPIEELKLITAHIGNGVSITANYHGESVDTSMGFTPLAGPMMGTRSGDIDPAIIPYLIANVEELKDAADVVNMLNKQSGLFGVSGLSSDMRDIEAGIQSHNPDAVLAYNIFIDRIKKFIGQYLAVLNGADAIIFTAGMGENAAAMRNDVIAGLSWFGIELDPAKNVFGNYGDISTPESKVRVLVIPTDEELVIAREVERLK; encoded by the coding sequence ATGTCAAAAACAATTGCAATTAATGCAGGTAGTTCTAGTTTAAAATGGCAACTTTATCAAATGCCAGAAGAAACAGTTTTAGCAGCGGGTATTATCGAGCGTATCGGCTTAAATGATTCTATTTCTACAGTTAAATATGATGGGAAGAAAGAAACCGAAGTATTAGATATTCCTAATCATACAGTTGCGGTTAAAATTCTTTTAGAAGATTTGCTCAGACATAATATTATTGCAACTTATGAAGAAATTACAGGTGTTGGACATCGTGTAGTTGCGGGTGGAGAATACTTCAAAGAGTCAGCGGTTATTGGTCAAAAAGAGATTGAACAAATTGAAGAGTTGAGTGCCTTGGCACCACTTCACAACCCAGCACACGTGGCGGCGATGCGCGCATTTGAAGAAGTATTGCCAGAAGTATTGAATGTAGCTGTTTTTGACACTGCTTTCCATACAACAATGCCAAAACACACTTATCTCTATCCGATTCCACAAAAATATTATACAGACTATAAAGTTCGTAAATATGGTGCTCATGGAACAAGCCACTTCTATGTAGCGCATGAGGCAGCAAAAGTTTTGGGTCGTCCAATTGAAGAATTAAAATTAATTACGGCTCATATCGGAAATGGTGTATCCATCACTGCTAACTATCATGGTGAATCTGTGGATACGTCAATGGGCTTCACACCTCTGGCTGGTCCGATGATGGGAACTCGTTCAGGGGATATTGATCCTGCTATCATTCCTTATCTGATTGCGAATGTTGAAGAGTTGAAAGATGCTGCAGACGTTGTTAACATGTTGAATAAACAGTCAGGCTTGTTTGGTGTATCTGGTCTTTCAAGTGATATGCGCGATATTGAAGCAGGCATCCAATCTCACAATCCAGATGCAGTATTGGCCTACAATATTTTCATTGACCGTATTAAGAAATTTATCGGTCAGTATCTTGCGGTTTTAAATGGTGCTGACGCCATCATCTTTACAGCAGGAATGGGTGAGAATGCTGCTGCAATGCGAAATGATGTCATTGCAGGTTTGTCTTGGTTTGGTATTGAGTTGGATCCAGCAAAAAATGTATTTGGCAACTATGGTGACATTTCAACGCCAGAATCAAAAGTTCGTGTCTTGGTTATTCCAACGGATGAAGAATTGGTTATTGCGCGTGAAGTTGAACGCTTGAAATAA
- a CDS encoding thioredoxin: MIFPTNLEEVAALIEDGKPTVFLFVTIWCGDCHYIKPHLPAIEEAFPDFRFVQLDRDDFMSLAQEWAILGIPSLVVLENGKEIGRFVDKNRKTKEEVMNFLSGLGR; the protein is encoded by the coding sequence ATGATTTTTCCAACAAATCTTGAAGAAGTAGCTGCCTTGATTGAAGATGGCAAGCCAACTGTTTTTCTATTTGTGACGATTTGGTGTGGAGATTGCCACTATATCAAACCGCATTTGCCAGCTATCGAAGAGGCTTTTCCAGATTTCCGTTTTGTACAACTGGATCGAGATGACTTTATGTCTTTGGCGCAGGAATGGGCTATTTTAGGCATTCCAAGTCTGGTTGTTTTGGAAAATGGTAAGGAAATCGGTCGTTTTGTCGATAAGAATCGCAAAACCAAGGAAGAAGTCATGAACTTCTTATCTGGATTGGGTAGATAG